From a region of the Chitinophaga caseinilytica genome:
- a CDS encoding MFS transporter: protein MTGKKDARWWVLLVILTAPLLYVIDIFIINIAIPTIKSGLGATQGEIQLVIAGYLLGSACFLIIGGRAGDYLGRKKVFFWGMLCFTVASCLCGAVQTMLQLNIARFLQGVSSAFMVTQSIALIQDLFPEPRERARAIGWYGITLSIAAIIGQILGGYLAETRTVIEGWRLIFFINVPVGCLALWAIRKFLPETERQTGVRFDYPGALLLTGGLGCCIYSITEGREQGWPLWSLVALVAGSAVMTVFFVRQKRKSAAGSHPLMDTQLFRDRHFNIGLLAVLFHFMFHTAYLLMVAVYLQNGLGITALECGLYFIPHAVLFMGSSVLASKWLVTYGKKVLLGGLFIIFASFVLQMQMFSTHSMPVLNIALIGLYGLGNGMVLPFLLNIVLDSIPPRHAGLSAGIFSTFQQIASALGISIIGGIFYNSVGSGSAAGYKLALDNGLAAGIVCMAIVAGMLMALPAGVRKEARANVVSFE, encoded by the coding sequence ATGACGGGCAAAAAAGATGCAAGATGGTGGGTATTGCTGGTGATCCTTACGGCGCCGCTGCTGTATGTGATCGATATTTTCATCATCAATATCGCCATCCCCACCATCAAATCGGGCCTCGGCGCCACGCAGGGAGAAATACAACTGGTAATAGCGGGCTATTTGCTGGGGAGCGCCTGTTTTCTCATCATCGGCGGCAGGGCGGGCGATTACCTGGGGCGGAAGAAAGTCTTTTTCTGGGGGATGCTTTGCTTCACGGTGGCGTCGTGTTTATGCGGAGCGGTGCAAACGATGCTGCAACTGAACATCGCCCGGTTCCTGCAAGGCGTGAGCTCGGCGTTCATGGTCACGCAGTCCATCGCCCTCATTCAAGACCTTTTCCCGGAGCCGCGGGAGCGCGCCAGAGCCATCGGCTGGTATGGCATCACGCTGAGCATCGCGGCCATCATCGGTCAGATCCTCGGGGGCTATCTCGCTGAAACCCGCACCGTTATTGAAGGCTGGCGGCTCATCTTTTTCATCAACGTGCCGGTAGGCTGCCTGGCGCTTTGGGCCATCCGCAAATTCCTGCCGGAAACCGAGCGCCAAACCGGCGTCCGTTTCGATTATCCGGGCGCTTTGCTGCTGACAGGCGGCCTGGGCTGCTGCATCTATTCCATCACCGAAGGCAGGGAGCAGGGATGGCCGCTTTGGAGCCTGGTTGCGCTCGTTGCCGGCAGCGCGGTCATGACGGTGTTCTTCGTCCGGCAGAAAAGAAAGTCCGCCGCCGGCAGCCATCCGCTCATGGATACGCAGCTGTTCCGGGACCGGCATTTCAATATCGGATTGCTGGCCGTGCTTTTCCATTTCATGTTCCACACGGCCTACCTGCTCATGGTGGCGGTGTACCTGCAAAACGGACTGGGCATTACCGCGCTGGAATGCGGGCTTTACTTCATTCCGCACGCGGTCCTGTTCATGGGAAGCTCCGTGCTGGCGTCGAAATGGCTCGTGACGTACGGGAAGAAAGTGTTGCTCGGCGGACTGTTCATCATTTTCGCCAGTTTCGTTTTGCAGATGCAAATGTTCTCCACCCACAGCATGCCCGTTTTGAACATTGCGCTCATCGGTTTGTACGGCCTGGGCAACGGCATGGTGCTGCCTTTTCTGCTGAACATCGTGCTGGACAGCATCCCGCCGCGGCATGCGGGCCTGTCGGCCGGGATCTTCTCTACTTTTCAGCAGATCGCTTCTGCGCTGGGGATCAGCATCATCGGGGGCATCTTCTACAACTCCGTGGGCAGTGGGTCCGCCGCCGGTTACAAACTGGCATTGGACAATGGGCTCGCGGCCGGCATCGTGTGCATGGCGATCGTGGCGGGCATGCTCATGGCGCTGCCGGCCGGTGTGAGAAAGGAAGCGCGCGCGAACGTGGTTTCCTTCGAATAA
- a CDS encoding response regulator transcription factor: MTYSIVIVDDHLLIAKAVAAIVEGFRDFEVLYEAENGQVLTERFKQPRHVPDIVLLDITMPVMDGFETAAWLKEHHPGVLVMALSVQDDEDALIRMIKHGARGYLHKNVHPTELEKALYTLVNKGMYFPEWATSKVFRTLAEERAEAPATPRLSDREIEFLQFAATELTYREIGEKMFCSPRTVESYRDSLFEKLGLKTRVGLVMYAVKSGLVKL; the protein is encoded by the coding sequence ATGACTTACAGCATCGTTATCGTAGATGACCACCTCCTGATCGCAAAAGCGGTCGCTGCCATCGTGGAGGGTTTCCGGGACTTCGAAGTATTGTACGAAGCCGAAAACGGCCAGGTGCTCACCGAACGCTTCAAGCAACCGCGCCATGTGCCCGACATCGTGCTGCTCGACATTACCATGCCGGTCATGGATGGCTTCGAAACGGCCGCCTGGCTGAAGGAACATCATCCCGGCGTGCTCGTCATGGCACTTTCCGTGCAGGACGATGAAGACGCCCTCATCCGCATGATCAAACACGGCGCAAGGGGCTACCTCCATAAAAACGTACATCCCACGGAACTGGAGAAAGCCTTGTACACCCTCGTCAATAAAGGCATGTATTTCCCTGAATGGGCCACCAGTAAAGTGTTTCGAACCCTGGCCGAAGAGCGGGCAGAAGCACCCGCCACGCCGAGGCTCAGCGATCGCGAGATCGAATTCCTGCAGTTCGCCGCCACGGAGCTTACGTACCGGGAAATCGGGGAGAAAATGTTTTGCAGTCCGCGTACGGTGGAAAGCTACCGCGACAGCCTCTTCGAGAAGCTCGGGCTGAAAACGAGGGTTGGCCTCGTGATGTACGCGGTAAAAAGCGGGCTGGTAAAATTGTAG
- a CDS encoding DEAD/DEAH box helicase — translation MEHSSFSIADILSNLQIGALNDMQQASLETNSTSDAVVLLADTGSGKTLAFLLPLVRSLKKNNNVSQAMIIVPARELALQIERVFKSMKTGFKVTCCYGGHLRETEENNLKEAPELIIGTPGRLGDHIRRGNINTAHIETLVLDEFDKSLEEGFEKEMAFIIGSLPALKKRILTSATEALDIPEFVGLENPTEINFLKGEKSPALAVKMVNSDDPDKSETLFRLICALGNRSTIIFCNQREFVGEVSGMLKDKGILNVFYHGAMEQQERDAALCKFRNGSSNILVTTDLAARGLDIPNIRYIIHYQLPHTKETFVHRNGRTARMEASGTAILMLAPGERVPDYISPAPEVITLPDTTVLPQKPDWTTLFIAAGKKDKVNKVDIVGFLSHKGMLKKEDIGIIEVKDFFSFVAVRKSKAGATLHLIQSERLKNKKVKISVAK, via the coding sequence ATGGAGCATTCTTCTTTTTCTATCGCCGATATCCTTTCCAACTTGCAGATCGGGGCTTTGAACGACATGCAGCAGGCATCCCTGGAAACGAACAGTACCAGCGATGCGGTGGTGTTGCTGGCCGATACCGGTTCCGGTAAAACTCTCGCTTTCCTGCTGCCCCTGGTGCGATCGCTGAAAAAGAACAACAATGTAAGCCAGGCCATGATCATCGTTCCCGCCCGGGAACTGGCCCTGCAGATAGAACGGGTGTTCAAAAGCATGAAAACCGGTTTCAAGGTCACCTGCTGCTATGGCGGCCACCTGCGCGAAACGGAAGAAAACAACCTGAAAGAAGCGCCGGAGCTGATTATCGGTACGCCCGGCCGGTTGGGCGACCACATCCGCAGAGGCAATATCAACACCGCACACATCGAAACGCTGGTGCTGGATGAATTCGATAAATCGCTGGAAGAAGGGTTCGAAAAGGAAATGGCCTTCATCATCGGCTCCCTGCCCGCTTTGAAGAAAAGAATCCTTACCTCGGCCACCGAAGCCCTCGATATCCCCGAATTCGTAGGCCTGGAAAACCCCACGGAGATCAACTTCCTCAAAGGAGAAAAATCGCCCGCGCTGGCGGTCAAAATGGTCAACAGCGACGATCCCGATAAATCGGAAACCCTCTTCCGCCTCATCTGCGCCCTCGGCAACCGTTCCACCATCATTTTCTGCAACCAGCGGGAATTCGTGGGGGAAGTGAGCGGCATGCTGAAAGACAAAGGCATCCTGAACGTGTTTTATCACGGCGCCATGGAACAGCAGGAGCGCGACGCCGCCCTCTGCAAATTCCGGAACGGCAGCTCCAATATCCTCGTCACCACCGACCTCGCCGCCCGCGGGCTCGACATCCCCAATATCCGCTACATCATCCATTACCAGCTTCCGCACACGAAAGAAACGTTCGTGCACCGCAACGGCCGCACCGCCCGCATGGAAGCCAGCGGCACCGCCATCCTCATGCTGGCGCCCGGCGAAAGGGTCCCGGACTATATTTCCCCGGCCCCCGAAGTCATCACCCTGCCCGATACCACCGTATTGCCGCAAAAACCGGATTGGACGACCCTGTTCATCGCAGCCGGCAAAAAGGATAAAGTGAACAAAGTGGATATCGTTGGCTTCCTGTCGCACAAGGGGATGCTGAAAAAAGAAGATATCGGGATCATCGAAGTGAAGGATTTCTTTTCCTTCGTGGCCGTGCGGAAGTCCAAAGCCGGAGCCACGCTGCATTTGATCCAATCCGAGCGACTGAAGAACAAAAAAGTGAAGATCAGCGTAGCGAAATAA
- a CDS encoding sensor histidine kinase: MEQAEMTIFIILANLVVLIFVAGTIVFIYQFRQKRMKHEMEKTGLRERHLLELVNTQLAVQHDTMQHIGSEIHDSVGQKLTLAVLYARQLVQGRQFPELEEKVERIGNIVNESLEELRQLSRTLNNPALSQNDLLALLQHECRQVNAAGICQASLEVSAPSIPMAASVKHIVFRIVQEFMQNSLKHAQCQRLHIQVQQENGLRIEAADDGVGFDTSQPPRGIGLGNMKRRALQIGATLELHSSPGAGTRLTLQLPATKMEPGLK, from the coding sequence ATGGAGCAGGCAGAAATGACCATATTCATTATTCTCGCCAACCTGGTGGTCCTCATTTTCGTGGCGGGCACCATCGTATTCATCTACCAGTTCCGGCAGAAAAGAATGAAACACGAGATGGAAAAAACAGGTCTCCGCGAGCGGCACCTCCTCGAACTGGTCAACACGCAACTGGCCGTGCAGCACGATACGATGCAGCACATCGGCAGCGAGATACACGACAGCGTAGGCCAGAAGCTCACGCTCGCGGTACTGTACGCCCGTCAGCTCGTGCAGGGCCGCCAGTTTCCGGAGCTCGAGGAAAAGGTGGAAAGGATCGGCAATATCGTGAACGAATCCCTGGAAGAACTGCGCCAGCTTTCCCGCACGCTCAACAACCCGGCACTATCGCAAAACGACCTCCTGGCGCTGTTGCAGCACGAATGCAGGCAGGTGAACGCCGCCGGCATCTGCCAGGCTTCGCTGGAAGTGAGCGCGCCTTCCATCCCCATGGCCGCGTCGGTCAAGCATATCGTTTTCCGCATCGTGCAGGAATTCATGCAGAACAGCCTCAAGCATGCCCAATGCCAGCGCCTCCACATCCAGGTGCAACAGGAAAACGGCCTGCGCATCGAAGCGGCAGACGACGGCGTCGGTTTCGACACCAGCCAGCCGCCCCGCGGCATCGGCCTCGGCAATATGAAACGCAGGGCCCTGCAAATCGGCGCCACGCTGGAGCTGCACAGCAGCCCGGGCGCCGGCACGCGCCTCACCCTGCAATTACCCGCCACTAAAATGGAACCCGGCCTGAAATGA
- a CDS encoding glyoxalase, protein MEGKAISIRPFIGATDFEVSSRFYKDLGFREVALSPAMSLFTTGKLGFYLQRANVKDWIDNTMIFMEVDDVNGFWEYLTALDLPGKYPSARLGAIRTADWGRECFLHDPSGILWHFGEFSAKTN, encoded by the coding sequence ATGGAAGGGAAAGCCATATCTATCCGGCCGTTCATCGGCGCAACGGATTTCGAAGTATCGAGCCGTTTCTACAAAGACCTGGGCTTCCGGGAAGTGGCGCTATCGCCCGCCATGTCGCTTTTCACGACCGGGAAACTGGGTTTCTACCTGCAACGCGCCAACGTCAAAGACTGGATCGACAATACGATGATCTTCATGGAGGTCGACGACGTCAACGGTTTCTGGGAATACCTTACCGCGCTCGATCTGCCCGGAAAATACCCTTCCGCAAGGCTGGGCGCCATCCGGACAGCCGACTGGGGCCGCGAATGCTTCCTGCACGACCCTTCCGGCATCCTGTGGCATTTCGGGGAATTCTCCGCCAAAACGAATTAG